From the genome of Salarias fasciatus chromosome 22, fSalaFa1.1, whole genome shotgun sequence:
gtgcttttattgtgacagCCCGCAGGCGCGCTTCCGGTCGGTGTCTGGGCGCTAACGGGGCAGCAGAGCGGCTTTCGACGCGGAGCTCCGGGCAGCGTTTAGCCTTCCGTTAGCACCGCGCGCCGCGACTCATCCGCTCCTGTGTGTCCCGCCAGCATGCTAACGGAGGCGGTGTGACcgcgacccgacccgacccccccaccccaccccacccctcctctcccGGCCCGACTCCCCGACCCCCCGGTAGAGGCGTCAGCCGAGCTGAACTCCGCCGCCGGGCCATGCGGCAGTGGTGTGTCCCCGCCGCGACCCCGCGCACCGAGCCACTCCCGGGGCGCCTGTCCATGTCGCCCCCTCCGTCAGGTAAGTGATCCGCGGACACAGCGCCGgactccccccccctccccctcagtaCCCCCTCCCTCCGTGATTACCATCAAAGTCTGAACGATCCTCAACGTCGTGCGAAAAACCAAACAACTTCACTTTGTCCTGTTTATCCGGTAACACCGTGAACTTTTAAAGCTACTTGGATGTTGTTTGTTGTGACTTTCTTTAATTTGCCACCTAACTCTAGCCGGATCTCTGCTGTCCCGGTTAAAGAGCGCAGAGAGACATACAGGTGTCCAGCTTTGGAAGTCTTCAAGGTCACGGACAGTCCCCAGATTTCCCCCCACCGAGGTCTGGTTTGCCTCTGCACGGAGAACGTTGgctcattcacacactgatgggGGACTTGGTCTGGGTTTGGAACCCGTCTATGTGAAGAACCattgttttcgtttcagaaaagtttcacatttatacTACAACGTTCTGAATACAGTGCCCCATTTACATTGGGAGGACTGTAGTTGGCATGCCAGGGAacgaggtggcgctgttggttgttttttgtaatgaaaccgcACACGTGCAGAGAACAgtacactataaacattaacaacgtCAAGTACACAAACATTCCTATGGACATTGGATGACTGTCAATTCTAAAACCTCCGCCGTTGCAGTTATTCTTCGTCTACTCGTTCACGTGCACAGGAACTGTTTCCTACATCCATGCTTTGCGTGCACAGTAGCAAGGAGATGGAGTGTTTTTCACAAGTTCCACCTTGCGAGCtgttaaacacaacaaaagtttcgTGCTTTGATTTCAGTTGGTGCTCCTCCGGCTCACTGCGGAGCCGCAGGAGTTAATCAGCGGATGGATTGGACTCGGCCGAACTCACCTGATGTCAGGTTATGTCTGCCAGGGTGATCTTACTTTTAATTCCACCCTGAGCAAATAGAGCAAGGTTAGCCCCAAGTGTCTGTGCCAAGCGTTTGAAAGGTTGCCAAAGTTTTGAATGACCCAGGGGTTCTTCAGAGGAGAATGCAGTCTTTCCTAAGTGCACTTTTATAAACCTCTcctagtgttttttttctttctcccagtTAGTTGTTATCATCGCCATCAGGTTTGAGGAACTACAAAGGAAGTGGAGCGTTTGAAAGTCTATTTTTTCATGATTAGCCTTTTCATCTAATAATAATCCTTTCATCATTTATCAGTTTGTCTGAGAAAGCCTGCAACATGCTATCTAAATTTAAGTGGAGATAAATTTAGCAGCGTATGTCTTGGTAACACTGCGGAGTGGTGTGGTTGTTGCTCGTCTGGTGAGAAATTAACCCGGCGCCGCCGCGTTCGCATCCGCTCTAGGTGTTGTGTTCCCGGGCCTCCAGCTAAAACATTAACCTGCGCCTTCTCCCGCGTGCGTTGCAGACGCCACGATGGAGTGCTGCGAGGTGGAGCCGCGCTACACCATCGAGCAGATCGACCTCCTGCAGCGCCTGCGCCTGTCGGGCATGACCAAGCCCCAGATCATCCACGCCCTGGAGTCCCTGGAGAGGCTGGACCCCGAGCACCGCGAGGCCCACCCGGCGCCGTCCAACGCCGCGCCGgcctcggccgccgccgccccgtcctcgtcttcgtcctccacctcctcgctgTCCCTGGCCTCGGCCACCACGCAGACCTCGGGCCTGGACGGCGCCGCGCTGTCCCCCAGCAACAGCTACGaggcgtcgccgccgccgctctacCCGCCCACCGTGGCCGTGCAGCGCTCCTTCAGCTACGACACCATGGGCGAGGAGGAGTGGGacctggaggagaaggtggaggagtaCATGAGGTGAGAAACACTCCGAAGACATGAATGGCGGAGGGATGAGTAGTggagaaagacaaagagagacTATTATAACATCAGATAATGACAGCAGGCGTCCCCAGAGCCGCGGCTTATTCTCCAGAACTTTTTTACCGGAGTTAATTCAGGTCAGGCGTTTGGGGGGCGGCACGAAAAAGAGAGCCGCCAGTGAGTAAGGTTAACGCGAGCGCCGACCGGCGATTTAAACACCGTGCACGGGGCTCTGTGTGTGACGACCGGGCGGCACTGTCTTTTCCAGGAGAGACAGCAACCTGGTGAAGGAGGAGATCAAAACGTTCCTGAACAACCGGAGGATCTCCCAGGCAATCGTGGGACAAGTCACAGGTACCGAGAGGCGGAACGCAGCCCGACCGCTGATCTAATTCCACATCACATCCTTGAACTATTTCCAGCCTTTACTGCTCGATCCCCTCTTTACTGAGAGAAATTTGCATGTGTATATCAATGTGACGTGACCTGAGACCTAGGGGTTTGTGAAAGGATATTATAGATTAACTTTCCCAGAAAGCATTCGGCCCCCTCAGCttcacaacaaaaagaaaacatttacagttgTCAGTTATTCATCGTTGCTCTGACCTGCAAAACATCAGTTGAAGTTGTGCGTTCGTTTGTCACACgtgtgtcatgtgtttttaaGAGTGCCAAATGAATATCAAAAGTTGAGGAAAACAGCATTATAAACTCTTTCAATGTGTTTCCAACCATTCTAAAGCTGCAAAACTGCTAAAAAATTCAACTGCAACACTTAATGTGACAGACTATTAAGATAAATGATTCTGATGAAAGATTGAGATGCTGAAATATGCACACAGAGCACCACTGAATGGAAATAAGACTAAAGATTAAAGGATATCCCAGGATTTTGTTTGATTAGGTTAATTTGGATACATTCATacttgtgttttctgctgctggtgtgtttgcTGCACGCTGGAAAGCACGGTGTGGTGCGGTTCCATTAAAGTCGGATGGGAGTGTGAATGCAGCAGTGATGGATTTTAGAAGGACCAAATTGTCAAAGGGACTCCCAAAAGGCAACGCAAcatttgctttttcacttgaaatcattgcATGGAAAACAAGACCTTagtttgactttaaaatgtTACAATTTGGACAGAGAGTTTTCTTTGCCCAGCCTCTGTGCGGACCAGGAAACGCCGCTCGAGTTTTGACATTATGCAACATTACATCCTTATGCAGTTTAACTGTGGTATGTAAACAAACGGGGCAGAAACATACCAGCTCATCATGAAGAGCTCAGCAGACTTTAACAGTCCCAAATATATTTCAGTGGTTTGTACATACATCAGCCAGTTGTAGGAACCTACTCTGTTGAGTTTCAGCCTTCCGCGCGCCTCCTCTGGCCGACTTTATCTGGCATCACTTCCTCTCGTCAGTTGCCGAAACCCCAGCGCTTCATGAGACATGCTGCAGTCTGGTCAAGATGATTCCCTGAGTTGTTTTTATGAGCTATTAACTTTTACGACCAAAAGACACCTTCAAGTTGAAGATGGAATAGCAGATGAGTCGTTCCATGTTGATTTAAACCTTCCGATCCTGGATTTAACCTTGATAATATGAGGAGTCGGGGATTTGTACATTTAAACTTGAAATATTTCTGTCAATGTGGCCTGAAATCACAAGTTTAATACGATAAAAAGAAGGGATCACACTTGCAGACTTGGCAgatatttaaaattaaaagcaacaagtgttattttatttctcccgGCAGCCGTCAAAAAGACATCTTCTCATATGACAAACACCAGGAAGTCCATCTAACCCATGCCGTGCTATATATCAGTAATTACTTACTGAGACTCAGCATGGTGTGTAATGATGGAGGTAGAGGCGTCCTCCCACTCTTCTATAGCTTTTGATCTCTATAGACAGCACAGTTTGTGCAAATGAAGTACATATGGACACGTTAAACTGAAAACTTCCATGAACAATTTAGAAAAGCGTCCAAAAAAGACACCAGCCTGGAGGAGCGGCTGCCGAAAGGTTGTTTCCATCCCCGGAGAAAATGACCTGAAATGATTTATAAACCTCAGCTGGCAGATGAATGCGCTGCCTTGCACCAGTATTGCGAGTTAACATTCACATACAGTAGCGTGGCGCAAGCCTTTTACTGACTGAGTAATGGGGAATTAACACCCCTCCGCCCGGCGTGTTTTCCAAACACAGCACGCTAATGGACTGGCGCTGATAACAGATGTGACAATGCGCTGgttaatatttatgtttttatcgGGAATGCATTAAAAGAGGAGGGCCGCGCTCCGCCAGCACCAGCGAAGTTGAAAATGTATCCTCGCTAAATCTCATGTCTTTAATTAAAGTATCGATGTTTTTGGGGCGGCTTCATTAGCTTAacaggaggttttttttgtttgtttgtttttgctcgtGGTGCTGGAGCGAGGCCGACCGCCGACAGGCCCCGTGCCGCCGGTTGTGCCTCCACATCAATCAGCCAGTGGGAGAGTTCACTGCAATGTGTTTGGCCTCCCCACACGCAGGCATCAGCCAGAGCTACATCTCGCagtggctgctgcagcagggcctggagaTGAGCGACTCCAAGCGCCGGGCGTTCTACCGCTGGTacctgctggagaggaacaACCCAGGTGAGGCACCGGGCGTCCCGGACGGGAGCGAGGACGAGGAAACGGGCTCGTACAGAGCAAAGGATGTAAAAATCCCCCACGGGGATAGTTGATGTCGGGTACGGAGAGAATAATTAGGAGGAAGGGCAGACCGGCAGCCCGAGGTGGAATGTCAGGTTAATGATGACAGATTAGAGATTAGATAAAAGGAGGCtcgcgtttaaaaaaaaaaagggggagagTATGTCTTGTGTTTGACTGTGAACCGCCGCTTGctaacccccccctcccctcctcacccctcctgcATGGTGAAGCTGCTCCCGGCTCCTCACGCTAACTCCGACGCAGGTCCTGACGGGCAGCGAGGTCGAACAAGGACGCCCGGCCAATCTATAATTTCAGAGGAAAGACAGATGATAAAGGTAGTCCCGTCACAGGAGATTCTAATCGATAACGTTAAGGCTTCTGGTTAGGAAATGAAACTTTAGCGGGTGAGTGCGGTTGGTCTGCGCAGGGCTACAGTAACAGCTCGGGGTTGGAGGCGACCTCTCCATGTCCTAGGGAGAAGAGAGGTTTGATCAAAGGAGAGATTCCAGCGATTTCTCGCCAAACGGTGATGCCCTCATgtcaaaaagtcacattttcacatgagCCTGGCATAAAAACGGGCCTCGGATGGACCGTCCGCCCTCTCtgctctgtccctctgtcatAATCCTCGCCGACTTCCTCCCCCTTTGCCCCCACCCAAGCTTTGCTTTAGCTCCCGCTGGAGGTCCTCCGGTGCTGGTTTTCATTCCTACATGGCTAACAAACTGGCTGTTAACAGTGATACTAACAATCTTCCTGCCATGTTTTCCGACCTGAAAGTGGCCACAGCGCTTTGCTTCTTCCATAGGCTCCTTTTGACCTGCCCGTCAGGGATCTCAAGGGAAGCACTCAAACGAATTGGCGAAGACAAAGAAATTTCTTTGAGGAAAAAGAGTGTATTAATTGGACGTTCAAAGGCAGGTCTACAGGAGTGTGTCACTCCAGCCAGAGACTCCGATGCAAAGCGTGACCAGTCTCCAGTGATTGCCACGCCGTGGCCCCGCCTGACTATTGGTTTTGTCCCGACTGAAGGGCTGAGGTGGAGTGAAAGCCAGCACAGCGTGAGCCCCCTGGCCCGGGCCAGGGCGGGGGACAGAGACGCCATGGTAGCAGGGGCAAGCGCCAGCCTCCCCAACATCCTCCCCAACCCCAACACCAACCTCAACCCCAACCCGTCGtggagcaggcagagagagcTGCTGATGCACCTGCTGCCGTGGTACACTGCGGCGGCCGCCCACGCCCACGCCCAGCCAGGTAAacccccgccccgccgccgccggcgaaGACGAGCGGCGCGCCTGCAGCTCTGACGAGTCACCCAGGAGGCATTTCAGGACCCTCAGACGGCTGAGATAGGATTATTGTCTCCAGTCCTTTCGCTTTTGCACAGCATTGCCTTTTTCAGTGTAGCGTGGGAGTCTGATCTCTGTCAATTTGCCCCAAAACGTACAAGAATCTGAAGTTTCTCTCACTTATCTATTTTGTTACAAAATGTGTAATagttaaataagaaataaagcaATACTTTGGGATCAGTTTGAGTCGGTGCAGCTGTCCGTGGGTCTTCATTGACGGGGTGTTTCGTCTCGTCTTCCCTCTGGAACAGGCGCCACCCTGTCCATGCGCTCACTGGTGAAGGAGGAACCGGACTGGAGGGCGGGGATC
Proteins encoded in this window:
- the LOC115409263 gene encoding homeobox-containing protein 1 isoform X2, whose amino-acid sequence is MRQWCVPAATPRTEPLPGRLSMSPPPSDATMECCEVEPRYTIEQIDLLQRLRLSGMTKPQIIHALESLERLDPEHREAHPAPSNAAPASAAAAPSSSSSSTSSLSLASATTQTSGLDGAALSPSNSYEASPPPLYPPTVAVQRSFSYDTMGEEEWDLEEKVEEYMRRDSNLVKEEIKTFLNNRRISQAIVGQVTGISQSYISQWLLQQGLEMSDSKRRAFYRWYLLERNNPGLRWSESQHSVSPLARARAGDRDAMVAGASASLPNILPNPNTNLNPNPSWSRQRELLMHLLPWYTAAAAHAHAQPGATLSMRSLVKEEPDWRAGIMAGDRTGIVGGPLRLRRGSRFTWRKECQSIMESFFMENQYPDEAKREEIANACNSVIQKPGCKLSEFERVTALKVYNWFANRRKEMKRRANIAAILESHGIEVPSPSCHSNGEEAEMQEFADQVNHRFSEQEDTPSQRTVDQQDPSSLAAPEAAVLPSPGPQVPEEKDDVSKRETADEE
- the LOC115409263 gene encoding homeobox-containing protein 1 isoform X4 produces the protein MRQWCVPAATPRTEPLPGRLSMSPPPSDATMECCEVEPRYTIEQIDLLQRLRLSGMTKPQIIHALESLERLDPEHREAHPAPSNAAPASAAAAPSSSSSSTSSLSLASATTQTSGLDGAALSPSNSYEASPPPLYPPTVAVQRSFSYDTMGEEEWDLEEKVEEYMRRDSNLVKEEIKTFLNNRRISQAIVGQVTGISQSYISQWLLQQGLEMSDSKRRAFYRWYLLERNNPGLRWSESQHSVSPLARARAGDRDAMVAGASASLPNILPNPNTNLNPNPSWSRQRELLMHLLPWYTAAAAHAHAQPGATLSMRSLVKEEPDWRAGIMAGDRTGIVGGPLRLRRGSRFTWRKECQSIMESFFMENQYPDEAKREEIANACNSVIQKPGCKLSEFERVTALKVYNWFANRRKEMKRRANIAAILESHGIEVPSPSCHSNGEEAEMQEFADQEDTPSQRTVDQQDPSSLAAPEAAVLPSPGPQVPEEKDDVSKRETADEE
- the LOC115409263 gene encoding homeobox-containing protein 1 isoform X3; this translates as MRQWCVPAATPRTEPLPGRLSMSPPPSDATMECCEVEPRYTIEQIDLLQRLRLSGMTKPQIIHALESLERLDPEHREAHPAPSNAAPASAAAAPSSSSSSTSSLSLASATTQTSGLDGAALSPSNSYEASPPPLYPPTVAVQRSFSYDTMGEEEWDLEEKVEEYMRRDSNLVKEEIKTFLNNRRISQAIVGQVTGISQSYISQWLLQQGLEMSDSKRRAFYRWYLLERNNPGLRWSESQHSVSPLARARAGDRDAMVAGASASLPNILPNPNTNLNPNPSWSRQRELLMHLLPWYTAAAAHAHAQPGATLSMRSLVKEEPDWRAGIMAGDRTGIVGGPLRLRRGSRFTWRKECQSIMESFFMENQYPDEAKREEIANACNSVIQKPGCKLSEFERVTALKVYNWFANRRKEMKRRANIEAAILESHGIEVPSPSCHSNGEEAEMQEFADQEDTPSQRTVDQQDPSSLAAPEAAVLPSPGPQVPEEKDDVSKRETADEE
- the LOC115409263 gene encoding homeobox-containing protein 1 isoform X6; the protein is MRQWCVPAATPRTEPLPGRLSMSPPPSDATMECCEVEPRYTIEQIDLLQRLRLSGMTKPQIIHALESLERLDPEHREAHPAPSNAAPASAAAAPSSSSSSTSSLSLASATTQTSGLDGAALSPSNSYEASPPPLYPPTVAVQRSFSYDTMGEEEWDLEEKVEEYMRRDSNLVKEEIKTFLNNRRISQAIVGQVTGISQSYISQWLLQQGLEMSDSKRRAFYRWYLLERNNPGATLSMRSLVKEEPDWRAGIMAGDRTGIVGGPLRLRRGSRFTWRKECQSIMESFFMENQYPDEAKREEIANACNSVIQKPGCKLSEFERVTALKVYNWFANRRKEMKRRANIAAILESHGIEVPSPSCHSNGEEAEMQEFADQVNHRFSEQEDTPSQRTVDQQDPSSLAAPEAAVLPSPGPQVPEEKDDVSKRETADEE
- the LOC115409263 gene encoding homeobox-containing protein 1 isoform X5; translated protein: MRQWCVPAATPRTEPLPGRLSMSPPPSDATMECCEVEPRYTIEQIDLLQRLRLSGMTKPQIIHALESLERLDPEHREAHPAPSNAAPASAAAAPSSSSSSTSSLSLASATTQTSGLDGAALSPSNSYEASPPPLYPPTVAVQRSFSYDTMGEEEWDLEEKVEEYMRRDSNLVKEEIKTFLNNRRISQAIVGQVTGISQSYISQWLLQQGLEMSDSKRRAFYRWYLLERNNPGATLSMRSLVKEEPDWRAGIMAGDRTGIVGGPLRLRRGSRFTWRKECQSIMESFFMENQYPDEAKREEIANACNSVIQKPGCKLSEFERVTALKVYNWFANRRKEMKRRANIEAAILESHGIEVPSPSCHSNGEEAEMQEFADQVNHRFSEQEDTPSQRTVDQQDPSSLAAPEAAVLPSPGPQVPEEKDDVSKRETADEE
- the LOC115409263 gene encoding homeobox-containing protein 1 isoform X1, encoding MRQWCVPAATPRTEPLPGRLSMSPPPSDATMECCEVEPRYTIEQIDLLQRLRLSGMTKPQIIHALESLERLDPEHREAHPAPSNAAPASAAAAPSSSSSSTSSLSLASATTQTSGLDGAALSPSNSYEASPPPLYPPTVAVQRSFSYDTMGEEEWDLEEKVEEYMRRDSNLVKEEIKTFLNNRRISQAIVGQVTGISQSYISQWLLQQGLEMSDSKRRAFYRWYLLERNNPGLRWSESQHSVSPLARARAGDRDAMVAGASASLPNILPNPNTNLNPNPSWSRQRELLMHLLPWYTAAAAHAHAQPGATLSMRSLVKEEPDWRAGIMAGDRTGIVGGPLRLRRGSRFTWRKECQSIMESFFMENQYPDEAKREEIANACNSVIQKPGCKLSEFERVTALKVYNWFANRRKEMKRRANIEAAILESHGIEVPSPSCHSNGEEAEMQEFADQVNHRFSEQEDTPSQRTVDQQDPSSLAAPEAAVLPSPGPQVPEEKDDVSKRETADEE